One Pseudomonas ekonensis DNA window includes the following coding sequences:
- a CDS encoding cation:proton antiporter — protein sequence MHAISFIQDLAVIMLVAGVVTVLFHRFKQPVVLGYIVAGFIIGPHTPPFGLIHDEDTIKTLAELGVIFLMFCLGLEFSLRKLFKVGATAFIAAFLEIVLMIWIGYEIGRWFDWNTMDSLFLGAILAISSTTIIVKALNDLKMKNERFAQLIFGVLIVEDILGIGIIALLSSIAVSGTVSSGEVFSTVGKLSLFMIVALVIGILLVPRLLAYVAKFESNEMLLITVLGLCFGFCLLVVKLEYSMVLGAFLIGAIMAESRQLLKIERLIEPVRDLFSAIFFVAIGLMLDPMILLQYAWPIAVITVAVVLGKMLSCGLGAFIAGNDGRTSLRVGMGLSQIGEFSFIIAALGMTLQVTSHFLYPVAVAVSVITTLLTPYLIRAADPLSIKLSAAMPQRLGRVFGLYGEWLRSIQPRGEGALLASMIRRILLQVGVNLALVIAIFLAGAFFAGRISVWLQDWIADPGWQKALIWGAALLVSLPFLIAAYRKLKALSMLLAEMGVKPEMAGRHTQRVRRVIAEVIPLLSLLVIFLLLAALSASILPTNKLLVLVAVVAAAVAALLWRWFIRVHTRMQVALLETLDNHKEPSGH from the coding sequence ATGCATGCCATCAGTTTCATTCAGGACCTGGCAGTGATCATGTTGGTCGCGGGCGTGGTGACCGTGCTCTTTCACCGCTTCAAGCAGCCGGTGGTGCTCGGCTACATCGTCGCCGGGTTCATCATCGGCCCGCACACGCCGCCGTTCGGCCTGATCCACGACGAAGACACCATCAAGACCCTCGCCGAACTGGGGGTGATCTTCCTGATGTTCTGCCTGGGCCTGGAGTTCAGCCTGCGCAAGCTGTTCAAGGTCGGCGCAACGGCGTTCATCGCGGCCTTCCTCGAAATCGTGCTGATGATCTGGATCGGCTACGAAATCGGCCGCTGGTTCGACTGGAACACCATGGATTCGCTGTTCCTCGGCGCGATCCTGGCCATTTCCTCGACCACCATCATCGTCAAGGCGCTCAATGACCTGAAGATGAAGAACGAGCGTTTCGCCCAATTGATCTTCGGCGTGCTGATCGTCGAGGACATCCTGGGCATCGGCATCATCGCCTTGCTGTCGAGCATCGCCGTCAGCGGTACGGTGAGTTCTGGCGAAGTGTTCTCCACGGTCGGCAAGCTGTCGTTGTTCATGATCGTCGCGTTGGTCATCGGCATCCTGCTGGTGCCGCGTCTATTGGCTTACGTGGCGAAATTCGAAAGCAACGAGATGCTGCTGATCACCGTGCTGGGCCTGTGCTTCGGCTTCTGCCTGCTGGTGGTCAAGCTGGAATACAGCATGGTGCTGGGCGCGTTCCTGATCGGCGCGATCATGGCCGAGTCACGGCAACTGCTGAAGATCGAGCGCTTGATCGAACCGGTTCGCGACCTGTTCAGCGCCATCTTCTTTGTCGCCATCGGTCTGATGCTCGACCCGATGATCCTGCTGCAGTACGCCTGGCCGATCGCGGTCATCACCGTGGCGGTGGTGCTCGGCAAGATGCTTTCCTGCGGCCTCGGTGCCTTTATCGCCGGCAATGACGGACGCACCTCACTGCGGGTCGGGATGGGGCTTTCGCAGATCGGCGAATTTTCGTTCATCATCGCGGCGCTGGGCATGACGCTGCAGGTCACCAGCCATTTCCTCTATCCGGTGGCCGTGGCGGTTTCGGTCATCACCACGTTGTTGACGCCGTACCTGATCCGCGCCGCCGATCCGCTGTCGATCAAGCTGTCCGCCGCCATGCCTCAGCGCCTGGGGCGGGTGTTCGGCCTCTACGGCGAATGGCTGCGCAGCATCCAGCCCCGTGGCGAAGGGGCTTTGCTGGCGTCGATGATCCGGCGGATCCTGCTGCAGGTCGGGGTCAATCTGGCGCTGGTGATCGCGATTTTCCTGGCCGGCGCCTTTTTCGCCGGGCGCATTTCGGTCTGGCTGCAGGATTGGATCGCCGATCCGGGCTGGCAGAAGGCGTTGATCTGGGGGGCGGCGTTGCTGGTGTCGTTGCCGTTCCTGATCGCGGCTTACCGCAAGCTCAAGGCGCTGTCGATGCTGCTGGCGGAGATGGGCGTCAAGCCGGAAATGGCCGGACGCCATACGCAGCGGGTGCGGCGGGTGATTGCCGAAGTGATTCCGCTACTGTCGTTGCTGGTGATTTTCCTGCTGTTGGCAGCCTTGTCGGCCAGTATCTTGCCGACCAACAAGTTGCTGGTGCTGGTCGCCGTGGTGGCGGCCGCCGTGGCGGCGCTGCTCTGGCGCTGGTTCATCCGCGTGCACACACGGATGCAGGTGGCCTTGCTGGAGACCCTCGACAACCACAAGGAGCCGTCGGGGCACTGA